In Zingiber officinale cultivar Zhangliang chromosome 8B, Zo_v1.1, whole genome shotgun sequence, a single genomic region encodes these proteins:
- the LOC122017876 gene encoding SOSS complex subunit B homolog: protein MSCDYYIHMRRAIQLKDIVPAATNTVNTQFILLEKGSIAQDGKEMTCLALVADATASVHFQMWGSECKTFEPGNIIHLADGIFSYHKNNLVLRAGKRGKAEKVGEFTMLFVETPNMSEIRGARDPNNPKKFVQEATVSPHSKIFTPSR, encoded by the exons ATGTCATGCG ATTATTACATACACATGAGAAGGGCAATACAATTGAAGGACATTGTTCCTGCAGCAACCAACACTGTCAACACACAATTTATACTGCTGGAGAAAGGAAGCATTGCTCAGGATGGGAAAGAGATGACTTGCCTAGCACTAGTAGCTGACGCGACTGCATCAGTTCACTTCCAGATGTGGGGAAGTGAGTGCAAGACCTTTGAGCCCGGCAACATCATTCACCTCGCTGATGGAATATTCTCTTACCACAAGAACAATCTGGTGCTCAGGGCTGGCAAGAGAGGCAAAGCTGAGAAGGTTGGTGAATTCACCATGCTGTTTGTGGAGACCCCTAACATGAGCGAGATCCGGGGGGCGCGCGATCCTAACAATCCGAAGAAGTTTGTGCAAGAAGCTACTGTATCGCCACACTCCAAGATCTTTACTCCCTCAAGATAA